The window CGGGACGTCTGTTTCTTGAGGTGCTCGAGGATGGCCGCGGTCACCAACGGGAGCATGATCTCGTGGTGGCCGGTGAAGTCGTAGCCAGTGCCCCCGACCTGGACGGGGCGCGCGACCACGTTTGTGCCAGGCCGGTAGTGGCGGAGCATGTCGAAGTTGGCCGTTGTGAAGTTCCGCACCGGGCTGCCCAGGTTGCGCGCGACCGTGAGCGCCTTGAGGAAGACCTCCGGGAGCACGACGGCGCTTCCGATGTTCATGTAGACGCCGCCGTCGCCCAGCTCGGCCACGAGCGCGGCGAGGAGCTCGAAGTCCTTGAGGCTCGTCTCGCCGAGCGCGGCGCCGTCGGCCTTCGGGTGCTGGTGAATGGTGTCGGTGCCGATGGCGATGTGGACGGTGACCGGCACGTCGAGCTCGATGCCGGCGGCGAGCAGGCTCACGTCGCGGTGCGGCAGGTCGGCCTTGAGGATCGCCTCGCCCAGCGCGCGCCCGGCGCCGAGGCCCTGCGCGGCGCCATCGACGAGGGCCTCGTTCATGAGCCGGCCGGTCTCCTCGACCATGCCGAAGGTGCCGTTCTCGAGCGTGGCGGCCACGTCCTCGCTCGTCTGGCCGATGAGCGCCAGCTCGACATCGTGGATGGCGGTCGAGCCGTTCATGACCAGCCCGGTGACGATGCGGCGGCGCATCAGCTCGATGAGGTAAGGCGAACAACCGCATTTGACGACGTGGCCGCCGATGGCGGCGAGCACGGGCTTCCGTTTGGCGTGCGCGCTCATGACGGCCTCGATGAAGCCGCGCAGGGCCTGGGCGCCGAGCACGCCAGGCATCGCCTCGATGAGACCGAGCACGGAGTTGTCCCTGGGCAGGCGGCCCAAGTGGCCAAGCTGCACCTTGTGCGTGCGTTCGCGGATCGGGTAGGTGCGCAGCAAGCTGCGGTCGATGCGTTCGTGGGCCATCAGTTCTTCCCCGGGGTGTGTCTGCCGAGTTCCGCTTCGAAGACGGCGCAGTCGGCCCGCGTGTAGAGGCAGAAGACGATGCGCTGGAGGGCGATGTGTTCCGGCCCCGTCCGGCCTTCCAGGTAGTCCAGCGCGGTCGCGAGCATGACGGTTGCACAGCGCTCGATGGGATAGCCGAAGGTGCCTGTGCTGATCGCGGGGAACGCGATGGACTTCAGGCCGTACTGGTCGGCGAGCTTGAGCGAGTTGAGCGTGGCGCGGGCGAGCAGTTCGTCTTCCGGCGTATCGACTCCCATGCGCGGGCCGACGGCATGGATAACGTGACGCGCCTTGAGGTTGCCGCCGGTGGTGATGGCGGCCTCGCCGACGCGGATCGGGCCGTGAGCATCACACTCGGCCTGGATCGCAGGGCCGCCCTTGCGGCGGATGGCGCCGGCGACGCCGCCGCCGAGCTGAAGCTGGGCATTGGCGGCGTTGACGATCGCGTCGGTATCGAGCTCGGTAATATCGCCCTGGACGAGCTCGAGGGTCGAGCGGCCGACGTGCAACTGCATGGTGCCTCCTCGCTACGGAGCGCCTCCGGGTAAGCGCCCTCGGCGGCGCATTATGTGCGCTTCGGCCAGCTCGGGCAACAAACTTCCGCCTGGAGGTCGCGTTGAACGGTGGTGGACTCTGACCGGGCCATCCATGGAAAGCTTCAAGGAGGCGTGTGCGATGCGGTGGGCAATCGGCTTCGTTGTTGTTGTGTTCTGTGTTGTGTGTGAAGCGGGCTTCGCCGGTGAGCCTCCTCGAGGCGGGGGGCCGGAGGCGGGTGGGGTGCCCGAGGCCGCTGCACGACCGGGCGTGGACCTTGGCAAGCTTGACATGGCCGCGCTGATGGAGATGGTCCGCGCCGAGTTCGATGAGATAGAGGGGCTCAGGGCCGGGATGGAGACGACCCTGGAGGAGATCGAGGCGATCAACGGCGAGGTGGCCGAGCTGCGCGCCAAACGCCTTGAGCAGCGTCTGGACGAGATCGCCGGCCGCAGCCCCGAGTTGGAGGAGGCGATCCAGAAGCTGCGCGCGGCGCGGACGCATCTGGACACGCTGCGCGCCGATCTGCAGCAGGCGCGCGAGTCGCAACAGGAGCTCTTCGACGGGCTCGAGCTCGGGCGCGAAGAGAAGAACGCGCTCCGGACGCTGCTCTCGTCGGAGACTCAGCCGCTCGGACCGCCCGAACAGCCGCGCGACGGCGGGCCACAGGCCCCCCGGGGCGGCCCGCAGAACGTCGGGGACCGCGGCGGCGCCACTCGCGGAGGCGATCAATCCGACTTGGCGCAGCGCATGCGCCAGCAAAACGAGCGGCGCCACGGGGAACACCAACGCCGGCTCGAGGCGCTCGCGCAGCAGGACCCCGAACTCCACGCGTTGCTCGCGAAGAAGGCCGGTCTGATCGACGCGCTTGCCGGGCCGCGCGTCGAGCTGGCCGAGCATGTCCAAGCGGCCCAGCGCGTGATTCAGGAACTGAACCGGCGGTTCGTCGAGTTCTTCCGGCTCATCGAGGCCGGCAGCGAGCTCTGAGTGCGGCCGGCTTCGCGACCGTGATACTCCTCTGAGAAAACGGTTGACACGAGGCCGAACGCACGCCTAGCATGCGCCAGACTCGACCCATGTGGTGAATGTGACGAGAGGAGTCGTGCACAATGGTCGTAATGCTGTTCGGGCTCATTTGCTTGATCGGTGGGATCGTACTCGTACTACCGCAGGTCTGGGGACACCTAACGTGGGCCGTCATTCGTGGCTCGATACCGGTGATCCTGATTCTGATCGGTCTGGCCGCGGCAGCGGTCGGGATCAGCTCGATCCGTGACAAGGCGGCCGCCGGTGCGGCGGACGAGCCGAAGCCTACGCCGCCCGAGAAGAAATAGTCACGTTCCAGCCAACGGCCCACGTTGTCGCAGCATTGTACTCGCCGTGACGGCTTGGGTCGCCAGACGCTGATCGCACCGTCCCCTCATTGGGGCGTGCTCGATAAGCCATTTGCCCGCGCGGACGCATTGCCCGTGCGGGCCTCTTTCTGTCCGGTCGAGGCAAGGCCGGGCTCACGCGTGGGCGGTTTTGGCCGGGTACAGGTCGTCGGCCCGGATCGTCTGGCGCAGGAGCTCGGCGAGCAGCTCGCGCTTGATGTCGGGATGTTTTGGGTCGTCCCACAGGTTGTGCAGCTCGTCCGGGTCGTTTCGCAGGTCGAAGAGCATGCCCGAGTTGCTGTTGGCCAAGAAAGTGATGGCCCACTCCTTCGTGCGGAGCTGGCGGAGCCGGTCGCCGATGTACGCCTCGTCGAACTCGATGTAGACCGCGTCGCGCGCGGCGCTACGCTTGCCGCCGAGCACGTCCGCGTACGAAACGCCCTGCACGCCGGCGGGGCACTCGACGCCGCACAGCTCGAGCAGCGTCGGCATGAGGTCCACGGTCGAGATGGGCGCGTCGGTTGCGCCCTGCTTGGCCAGGCCTTTCGGCAGGCGCCAAACGGTCGGCACGCGTGTGAGACAGCGGAACAGGAACGGGCCTTTCTTGCCGAGCCAGTGGTCGCCCATCATGTCGGCGTGGTCGCTGAGGAAGACGATGATCGTGTTGTCGAGCAGGCCCTGCTCGTCGAGTGCGGCGACAATGCGGCCGACGTTGGCGTCCACCATCGAGATCATGCCGTAGGTGTGGGCCTTCATCTCGCGCAGGTGGTCGTCGGTCACCGTGCGCATGTCCCATTCGAGACCCGAGGTGGGCTGGCGTCCCTCGTAGCAGCGGCGGAAGTAGGG is drawn from Verrucomicrobiota bacterium and contains these coding sequences:
- a CDS encoding macro domain-containing protein; the protein is MQLHVGRSTLELVQGDITELDTDAIVNAANAQLQLGGGVAGAIRRKGGPAIQAECDAHGPIRVGEAAITTGGNLKARHVIHAVGPRMGVDTPEDELLARATLNSLKLADQYGLKSIAFPAISTGTFGYPIERCATVMLATALDYLEGRTGPEHIALQRIVFCLYTRADCAVFEAELGRHTPGKN